The following coding sequences lie in one Pirellulales bacterium genomic window:
- a CDS encoding DUF932 domain-containing protein: MTNLLRANQELFRRTPDECFESLDELAAYCQRQKEKSQDRWEAPANFNAVVGSSGQLSLAVGTDGACLMNDWSFGQLCRLAGVAKDTVNRLRPETACQVFSETLPRSNRPLQLFTQGDLIRSIHGSGYTRLHDADVIQMLRETAVGFEPPQKAFNGATGLYAGEQDLFCFLIDPLGWTEIEDEAFAPGFFVWNSEVGRRSFGVQTFWLQAVCQNHIVWDAVEVVEFSRKHTASVTASLDEMRRLVEALVQKRDERKDAFVKVVAKSMKESLGEDADEVLKALAGHGINRALAKQALEIARQRGRFTIFSLVDALTRLSGEIKYAGDRLDFD, from the coding sequence ATGACGAATCTGCTGCGGGCGAATCAAGAACTCTTCCGGCGGACGCCGGACGAGTGCTTCGAGTCGTTGGACGAGTTGGCGGCCTACTGCCAACGGCAAAAGGAAAAATCCCAGGATCGCTGGGAGGCGCCGGCGAATTTTAACGCTGTCGTCGGAAGCTCGGGCCAGTTGTCTCTGGCGGTCGGCACCGATGGTGCCTGCCTGATGAACGACTGGAGCTTCGGCCAACTCTGTCGGTTGGCGGGAGTCGCTAAGGATACCGTGAATCGGCTCCGGCCGGAAACGGCCTGCCAGGTCTTCTCGGAAACGCTGCCGCGGTCCAATCGGCCGCTCCAGCTTTTCACGCAAGGGGACCTAATCCGCTCCATTCACGGAAGCGGATACACGCGGCTCCATGACGCCGATGTGATTCAAATGCTTCGTGAGACAGCAGTCGGCTTCGAGCCGCCGCAGAAGGCGTTCAACGGAGCGACAGGATTGTACGCGGGGGAGCAGGATCTCTTCTGCTTCCTCATCGACCCCTTGGGCTGGACCGAGATCGAGGACGAGGCGTTCGCCCCCGGCTTCTTCGTCTGGAACTCGGAGGTCGGACGCCGGTCGTTTGGAGTGCAGACTTTCTGGCTCCAAGCGGTGTGTCAGAACCACATCGTGTGGGATGCCGTCGAAGTCGTGGAATTTTCCCGCAAACACACGGCCAGCGTTACCGCGTCGCTCGATGAGATGCGGCGGCTGGTGGAAGCCCTCGTGCAGAAGCGGGATGAGCGGAAGGATGCCTTCGTCAAGGTCGTCGCCAAGTCGATGAAAGAGTCGCTGGGCGAAGACGCGGACGAGGTCCTCAAAGCGTTGGCCGGCCACGGCATCAACCGGGCCTTGGCCAAGCAAGCCCTGGAGATCGCCCGGCAACGCGGCCGGTTCACGATCTTCAGCCTGGTCGATGCCCTCACGCGACTCTCCGGCGAAATCAAATACGCCGGTGATCGCTTGGACTTCGACTAG
- a CDS encoding phage Gp37/Gp68 family protein: MSANSKIEWTEATWNPVRGCKKISPGCTHCYAATFAERFRGVKGHPYEQGFDLRLVPEKLAEPLKWRKPKTIFVNSMSDLFQAGVPDTYVELVVRVMQWADWHTYQVLTKRAERLRDFLRTQPEDVAAADHIWWGVSVEDRKYGLPRIDALRDAPAAVRFLSIEPLLEDLGDLDLTGIHWVIVGGESGAGARPMDESWVVRIQEQCQAAGIPFFFKQWGGVQKSKTGRLLNGRTFDEMPPRTASAAADPRLCAWLVDLVGRNAKNAGFAPPDQDGKSPSAPCG, encoded by the coding sequence ATGAGCGCCAATTCCAAAATCGAATGGACCGAAGCTACTTGGAATCCCGTCCGCGGCTGTAAGAAGATCAGCCCCGGCTGCACGCACTGTTATGCCGCAACGTTCGCCGAACGGTTCCGCGGCGTCAAAGGGCATCCCTACGAGCAGGGCTTTGATCTGCGCCTCGTGCCCGAGAAGCTCGCAGAGCCGCTGAAATGGCGCAAGCCCAAGACCATCTTCGTCAACTCGATGAGCGATCTATTTCAAGCGGGAGTCCCCGACACCTATGTGGAACTAGTCGTCCGAGTCATGCAGTGGGCCGACTGGCACACCTATCAGGTGCTGACCAAACGGGCCGAACGCCTGCGCGACTTTCTGCGTACGCAGCCGGAGGACGTCGCTGCCGCAGACCATATCTGGTGGGGAGTCAGCGTCGAGGACCGCAAGTACGGCCTCCCCAGAATCGACGCCCTCCGCGATGCGCCTGCTGCGGTACGATTTCTCTCGATCGAGCCGCTCCTCGAGGACTTGGGCGATCTCGACCTCACGGGCATTCACTGGGTCATCGTCGGCGGCGAAAGCGGCGCCGGCGCCCGCCCGATGGACGAGTCATGGGTCGTGAGGATTCAAGAGCAATGCCAAGCCGCCGGCATTCCGTTCTTCTTCAAACAGTGGGGAGGCGTGCAGAAGTCCAAGACCGGGAGGCTTTTGAACGGGCGGACCTTTGACGAGATGCCGCCGCGAACAGCGAGCGCCGCCGCAGACCCCCGACTATGTGCCTGGCTGGTCGATCTCGTCGGCCGAAATGCCAAAAACGCGGGCTTCGCTCCCCCGGATCAAGACGGAAAATCGCCGTCAGCGCCGTGCGGCTAG